A genomic segment from Nymphalis io chromosome 15, ilAglIoxx1.1, whole genome shotgun sequence encodes:
- the LOC126773741 gene encoding vitamin K epoxide reductase complex subunit 1-like protein 1 codes for MQIKGLNRALIATCLLGILVSTYALYVEMAAEMKPGYKALCDISEHASCSRVLTSKYGKGLGIVPKDSPFKLPNCVYGVMFYSIMIFLTTFDVTSAVKVQIGLSITSLATCIYLAYLLIFVLRDFCVVCVSTYLLNIIIAILLNKKYNGLTTKNR; via the exons atgcaaataaaaggGCTGAATCGTGCTTTAATAGCAACATGTTTACTTGGTATATTAGTCTCTACGTACGCACTCTACGTGGAGATGGCGGCCGAGATGAAGCCGGGGTACAAAGCCTTGTGCGATATTTCTGAACATGCGAGCTGTTCTAGAGTATTAACATCgaa GTATGGAAAGGGATTGGGTATTGTGCCCAAAGATTCACCATTTAAACTACCGAACTGCGTGTACGGAgttatgttttattcaattatgatatttttaa ctaCTTTCGACGTGACGTCAGCAGTAAAAGTGCAGATTGGCTTATCAATTACATCATTGGCAACGTGCATTTATTTAGCGTATTTACTCATTTTTGTACTTCGTGATTTCTGTGTCGTTTGTGTGTCTACatatttgcttaatattataatagctattttattaaacaaaaaatacaacggATTAACTACTAAAAATAGGTAA